One part of the Mytilus trossulus isolate FHL-02 chromosome 11, PNRI_Mtr1.1.1.hap1, whole genome shotgun sequence genome encodes these proteins:
- the LOC134691343 gene encoding uncharacterized protein LOC134691343 — protein MPSGINLNNYDGKSSASQWWGYFIRWTLIQKMCEQQQCNSFPFFMADGIPKQWFATLSDTVHNSLQLLKDEFFKRFEKSQGLFDVNILQLKQGQNERVDEFMARLQENTIGQNIPDNIKIGIAIQGFRGEIGKTVHNTFPKPVTLEQLRAIAENAEKSEQLVPASSITADTIAAILEAKMQEPLEEIRRLHTSINMAKPNQPQQQYIQQQPVVYNGQQYSQPMPAAVQNPYHQQQQQQQQDDGSCENCGMFCGTNCPARNKECFNCHKIGHYGRKCRGSQKSGQNPPFHR, from the exons ATGCCGTCAGGAATAAACCTAAACAATTATGATGGGAAATCATCTGCATCACAATGGTGGGGATATTTTATACGTTGGACCCTCATACAAAAAATGTGCGAACAACAACAGTGTAATTCCTTCCCATTCTTTATGGCAGATGGTATTCCAAAACAATGGTTTGCAACACTTTCAGATACTGTGCATAATTCATTACAGCTATTGAAGGATGAATTTTTCAAACGCTTTGAAAAATCACAAGGGCTGTTTGATGTTAACATTCTCCAATTAAAACAAGGCCAAAATGAAAGAGTGGACGAGTTTATGGCGAGATTACAGGAAAACACCATAGGACAGAACATTCCTGACAACATAAAGATAGGCATTGCAATCCAAGGTTTCAGAGGGGAGATAGGAAAAACAGTCCACAACACTTTTCCAAAACCAGTTACCTTGGAACAATTAAGGGCCATTGCAGAAAATGCAGAGAAATCGGAACAACTTGTACCAGCATCGTCAATAACTGCTGATACGATTGCAGCAATACTGGAGGCCAAGATGCAGGAACCATTGGAGGAAATTAGAAGACTGCATACCTCGATCAACATGGCAAAACCAAACCAGC CGCAACAACAGTACATTCAACAACAGCCAGTAGTGTATAATGGACAACAGTACAGCCAACCGATGCCAGCAGCAGTACAGAATCCATATCACCAGCAgcagcaacaacaacaacaagaTGATGGTTCATGTGAAAATTGTGGTATGTTTTGTGGTACTAATTGCCCAGCAAGAAATAAAGAGTGTTTTAATTGTCATAAGATAGGGCATTATGGTCGTAAATGCAGAGGTTCTCAAAAATCTGGCCAAAACCCCCCTTTTCACCGCTAG